A genomic window from Agrobacterium larrymoorei includes:
- a CDS encoding DUF502 domain-containing protein, which yields MTDHPLRISFATRLRNSFLTGVLILAPVTITMWLVWTFLQWADSWVKPYIPARYDPEEYFNVAIPGFGLLIAVIGITVIGFLGNNLIGKWIVGFGESILNRMPLVRPIYKSIKQLFESVLKEHSNSFKRVGMIEFPSPGTWAMVFVASEAKGELAFRFNELGQEMVAVFLPPTPVPTAGFLLFVPKDKIIMLDMSPEDAAKLLISGGLVAPDFEPPKALAPV from the coding sequence ATGACGGATCACCCACTCAGAATTTCCTTCGCGACACGCCTGCGTAACAGCTTTCTGACCGGCGTCCTCATTCTGGCGCCCGTCACGATCACCATGTGGCTGGTCTGGACGTTCCTGCAATGGGCCGATAGCTGGGTGAAGCCCTATATTCCGGCGCGCTACGACCCGGAAGAGTATTTCAACGTTGCCATCCCAGGTTTCGGCCTGCTTATCGCCGTGATCGGCATCACCGTCATCGGCTTCCTCGGCAACAATCTCATCGGCAAATGGATCGTTGGCTTCGGCGAATCCATCCTCAACCGCATGCCTCTGGTGCGTCCGATCTATAAAAGCATCAAGCAACTGTTTGAATCGGTGCTGAAGGAGCACTCCAATTCCTTCAAGCGTGTCGGCATGATCGAGTTTCCGTCACCCGGCACCTGGGCCATGGTCTTCGTCGCATCCGAGGCCAAGGGCGAGCTTGCCTTCCGCTTCAATGAGCTAGGCCAGGAAATGGTGGCGGTGTTCCTGCCGCCAACGCCGGTGCCGACGGCGGGCTTTCTGCTCTTTGTGCCGAAGGACAAGATTATCATGCTCGATATGTCGCCGGAGGATGCCGCGAAGCTTTTGATTTCCGGCGGTCTGGTCGCCCCCGATTTTGAGCCGCCTAAGGCGCTTGCGCCCGTCTGA